Proteins encoded in a region of the Sugiyamaella lignohabitans strain CBS 10342 chromosome B, complete sequence genome:
- the RTT106 gene encoding Rtt106p (Histone chaperone; involved in regulation of chromatin structure in both transcribed and silenced chromosomal regions; affects transcriptional elongation; has a role in regulation of Ty1 transposition; interacts physically and functionally with Chromatin Assembly Factor-1 (CAF-1); GO_component: GO:0005694 - chromosome [Evidence IEA,IEA]; GO_component: GO:0005634 - nucleus [Evidence IEA,IEA]; GO_component: GO:0005634 - nucleus [Evidence IDA] [PMID 14562095]; GO_function: GO:0003677 - DNA binding [Evidence IEA]; GO_function: GO:0003690 - double-stranded DNA binding [Evidence IDA,IMP] [PMID 20007951]; GO_function: GO:0042393 - histone binding [Evidence IDA,IPI] [PMID 16157874]; GO_function: GO:0042393 - histone binding [Evidence IDA] [PMID 18662540]; GO_function: GO:0042393 - histone binding [Evidence IDA,IMP] [PMID 20007951]; GO_process: GO:0006335 - DNA replication-dependent nucleosome assembly [Evidence IGI] [PMID 18662540]; GO_process: GO:0006336 - DNA replication-independent nucleosome assembly [Evidence IMP] [PMID 18708354]; GO_process: GO:0070869 - heterochromatin assembly involved in chromatin silencing [Evidence IGI,IMP] [PMID 17410207]; GO_process: GO:0070869 - heterochromatin assembly involved in chromatin silencing [Evidence IGI] [PMID 20007951]; GO_process: GO:0000122 - negative regulation of transcription from RNA polymerase II promoter [Evidence IMP] [PMID 19683497]; GO_process: GO:0006355 - regulation of transcription, DNA-templated [Evidence IEA]; GO_process: GO:0006368 - transcription elongation from RNA polymerase II promoter [Evidence IGI,IMP] [PMID 18708354]; GO_process: GO:0006351 - transcription, DNA-templated [Evidence IEA]; GO_process: GO:0032196 - transposition [Evidence IEA]): MLLFPVDKIAAISYSSITRLTFNLNIKLTEPIEGIQDYEFSMIDHNDYDEINDYVVRNSLENQSMSEARRAKQATNKPEFSNELEKVIAEDNGAGDDDEDEEQDEDYESGSDSEEAASESESDDDDQDNDEDDSDEEEEEEEEDDDEGGQESGQEQDDAE, from the coding sequence ATGCTTCTGTTTCCTGTAGATAAAATCGCTGCTATTTCGTACTCGTCAATAACCCGACTAACTTTTAATCTCAACATCAAATTGACTGAACCAATTGAAGGCATACAGGATTATGAATTTTCAATGATAGACCACAATGATTATGACGAAATCAATGACTACGTTGTTAGAAACTCTCTTGAAAACCAGAGCATGAGTGAGGCCCGTAGGGCAAAGCAAGCCACAAACAAGCCAGAATTTTCCAATGAGTTGGAGAAGGTTATCGCAGAGGATAATGGGGCCggagacgacgatgaagatgaggaacAAGATGAAGACTATGAGTCTGGATCTGACtctgaagaggcagcaAGCGAAAGCGaatctgatgatgatgatcaggataatgatgaggatgacagcgatgaagaggaagaagaagaagaagaagacgacgatgaaggAGGGCAAGAATCTGGGCAGGAACAAGATGACGCAGAATAG
- the GLC7 gene encoding type 1 serine/threonine-protein phosphatase catalytic subunit GLC7 (Type 1 serine/threonine protein phosphatase catalytic subunit; cleavage and polyadenylation factor (CPF) component; involved in various processes including glycogen metabolism, sporulation, mitosis; accumulates at mating projections by interaction with Afr1p; interacts with many regulatory subunits; involved in regulation of the nucleocytoplasmic shuttling of Hxk2p; import into nucleus is inhibited during spindle assembly checkpoint arrest; GO_component: GO:0005935 - cellular bud neck [Evidence IDA] [PMID 11412094]; GO_component: GO:0000778 - condensed nuclear chromosome kinetochore [Evidence IDA] [PMID 19948764]; GO_component: GO:0005737 - cytoplasm [Evidence IEA,IEA]; GO_component: GO:0005847 - mRNA cleavage and polyadenylation specificity factor complex [Evidence IDA] [PMID 12819204]; GO_component: GO:0001400 - mating projection base [Evidence IDA] [PMID 10747092]; GO_component: GO:0005730 - nucleolus [Evidence IDA] [PMID 11412094]; GO_component: GO:0005634 - nucleus [Evidence IEA,IEA]; GO_component: GO:0005634 - nucleus [Evidence IDA] [PMID 23418575]; GO_component: GO:0000164 - protein phosphatase type 1 complex [Evidence IDA] [PMID 8289829]; GO_component: GO:0005816 - spindle pole body [Evidence IDA] [PMID 10747092]; GO_function: GO:0016787 - hydrolase activity [Evidence IEA,IEA]; GO_function: GO:0046872 - metal ion binding [Evidence IEA]; GO_function: GO:0004721 - phosphoprotein phosphatase activity [Evidence IEA,IEA]; GO_function: GO:0004722 - protein serine/threonine phosphatase activity [Evidence IDA] [PMID 1660885]; GO_process: GO:0000077 - DNA damage checkpoint [Evidence IMP] [PMID 19884341]; GO_process: GO:0000076 - DNA replication checkpoint [Evidence IGI,IMP] [PMID 19884341]; GO_process: GO:0030437 - ascospore formation [Evidence IMP] [PMID 9584086]; GO_process: GO:0005975 - carbohydrate metabolic process [Evidence IEA]; GO_process: GO:0007114 - cell budding [Evidence IMP] [PMID 10639337]; GO_process: GO:0007049 - cell cycle [Evidence IEA]; GO_process: GO:0051301 - cell division [Evidence IEA]; GO_process: GO:0006873 - cellular ion homeostasis [Evidence IMP] [PMID 11973298]; GO_process: GO:0007059 - chromosome segregation [Evidence IMP] [PMID 10072383]; GO_process: GO:0070940 - dephosphorylation of RNA polymerase II C-terminal domain [Evidence IDA] [PMID 24413056]; GO_process: GO:0005977 - glycogen metabolic process [Evidence IEA]; GO_process: GO:0005977 - glycogen metabolic process [Evidence IMP] [PMID 1660885]; GO_process: GO:0016576 - histone dephosphorylation [Evidence IMP] [PMID 10975519]; GO_process: GO:0016576 - histone dephosphorylation [Evidence IDA,IMP] [PMID 19884341]; GO_process: GO:0006397 - mRNA processing [Evidence IEA]; GO_process: GO:0007126 - meiotic nuclear division [Evidence IPI] [PMID 8754819]; GO_process: GO:0007067 - mitotic nuclear division [Evidence IEA]; GO_process: GO:0007094 - mitotic spindle assembly checkpoint [Evidence IMP] [PMID 10072380]; GO_process: GO:0035307 - positive regulation of protein dephosphorylation [Evidence IMP] [PMID 23418575]; GO_process: GO:0006470 - protein dephosphorylation [Evidence IDA] [PMID 1660885]; GO_process: GO:0034501 - protein localization to kinetochore [Evidence IMP] [PMID 19948764]; GO_process: GO:0006364 - rRNA processing [Evidence IMP] [PMID 12837249]; GO_process: GO:0006109 - regulation of carbohydrate metabolic process [Evidence IGI,IPI] [PMID 12167649]; GO_process: GO:0051726 - regulation of cell cycle [Evidence IMP] [PMID 10072380]; GO_process: GO:0051726 - regulation of cell cycle [Evidence IMP] [PMID 7891699]; GO_process: GO:0051726 - regulation of cell cycle [Evidence IMP] [PMID 8164671]; GO_process: GO:0051726 - regulation of cell cycle [Evidence IMP] [PMID 9584086]; GO_process: GO:0000903 - regulation of cell shape during vegetative growth phase [Evidence IGI] [PMID 12477789]; GO_process: GO:0007346 - regulation of mitotic cell cycle [Evidence IMP] [PMID 23418575]; GO_process: GO:0031297 - replication fork processing [Evidence IMP] [PMID 19884341]; GO_process: GO:0009408 - response to heat [Evidence IMP,IPI] [PMID 10207049]; GO_process: GO:0030847 - termination of RNA polymerase II transcription, exosome-dependent [Evidence IPI] [PMID 12819204]; GO_process: GO:0030846 - termination of RNA polymerase II transcription, poly(A)-coupled [Evidence IPI] [PMID 12819204]; GO_process: GO:0061587 - transfer RNA gene-mediated silencing [Evidence IMP] [PMID 23707796]): protein MVEPIEEFDVDTIIDKLLTVRTSRPGRMVNLLSTEIDYLCKKSREIFIQQSILLELEAPLKICGDIHGQYYDLLRLFEYGGFPPESNYLFLGDYVDRGKQSIETICLLFAYKIKYPENFFILRGNHEAASTNRIYGFYDECKRRYNIRTWKTFTDVFNCLPVAAVIDEKIFAMHGGLSPDIHSMDQIRRIMRPTDIPDDGLLCDLLWADPDKDVTGWGENDRGVSYTFGVDVVKKFLEKHDLELICRAHQVVEDGYEFFAKRQLVTIFSAPNYCGEFDNAGAMMSLDENLTCSFQILRPAEKGLSRGKGPFEGRRKKKSRDSDW, encoded by the coding sequence ATGGTAGAGCCTATAGAAGAGTTTGATGTGGATACCATTATTGATAAGCTGCTGACTGTTCGAACCTCTAGGCCTGGGAGGATGGTCAATTTACTTTCAACTGAAATTGATTACCTTTGTAAAAAGTCCAGAGAGATTTTCATACAACAGAGCATATTGTTAGAACTAGAAGCTCCATTAAAAATTTGTGGCGATATACACGGCCAATACTACGACTTACTAAGACTTTTCGAGTACGGCGGGTTCCCGCCAGAGTCAAATTATCTTTTCCTAGGAGACTATGTTGACAGGGGCAAGCAATCAATAGAGACTATATGTCTCCTGTTTGCTtacaaaatcaaatatcCAGAGAACTTTTTCATTCTACGAGGTAATCATGAAGCAGCAAGTACAAATAGAATCTATGGGTTCTATGACGAGTGTAAACGACGGTATAATATTCGAACCTGGAAAACGTTCACGGATGTTTTCAACTGCCTcccagtagcagcagtcaTAGACGAGAAGATCTTTGCAATGCACGGTGGTCTTTCCCCAGATATCCATTCTATGGACCAGATTCGTCGTATAATGAGACCAACCGATATCCCTGATGACGGGTTATTATGCGATTTATTATGGGCTGATCCGGATAAAGATGTCACCGGATGGGGTGAGAATGACAGGGGTGTTTCTTATACTTTTGGAGTGGATGTGGTCAAAAAATTCCTTGAAAAACATGATTTAGAGCTGATATGTCGAGCACACCAAGTGGTTGAAGATGGCTACGAGTTTTTTGCTAAACGTCAACTTGTTACAATATTCTCTGCTCCTAATTACTGTGGGGAGTTTGACAATGCTGGTGCTATGATGAGTCTGGATGAGAACCTGACTTGCTCATTCCAGATCCTTCGGCCAGCAGAAAAGGGACTTTCAAGAGGAAAAGGACCTTTTGAAGGACGTcgcaagaagaagagtagGGACTCCGATTGGTAA
- the GLC7 gene encoding type 1 serine/threonine-protein phosphatase catalytic subunit GLC7 (Type 1 serine/threonine protein phosphatase catalytic subunit; cleavage and polyadenylation factor (CPF) component; involved in various processes including glycogen metabolism, sporulation, mitosis; accumulates at mating projections by interaction with Afr1p; interacts with many regulatory subunits; involved in regulation of the nucleocytoplasmic shuttling of Hxk2p; import into nucleus is inhibited during spindle assembly checkpoint arrest; GO_component: GO:0005935 - cellular bud neck [Evidence IDA] [PMID 11412094]; GO_component: GO:0000778 - condensed nuclear chromosome kinetochore [Evidence IDA] [PMID 19948764]; GO_component: GO:0005737 - cytoplasm [Evidence IEA,IEA]; GO_component: GO:0005847 - mRNA cleavage and polyadenylation specificity factor complex [Evidence IDA] [PMID 12819204]; GO_component: GO:0001400 - mating projection base [Evidence IDA] [PMID 10747092]; GO_component: GO:0005730 - nucleolus [Evidence IDA] [PMID 11412094]; GO_component: GO:0005634 - nucleus [Evidence IEA,IEA]; GO_component: GO:0005634 - nucleus [Evidence IDA] [PMID 23418575]; GO_component: GO:0000164 - protein phosphatase type 1 complex [Evidence IDA] [PMID 8289829]; GO_component: GO:0005816 - spindle pole body [Evidence IDA] [PMID 10747092]; GO_function: GO:0016787 - hydrolase activity [Evidence IEA,IEA]; GO_function: GO:0046872 - metal ion binding [Evidence IEA]; GO_function: GO:0004721 - phosphoprotein phosphatase activity [Evidence IEA,IEA]; GO_function: GO:0004722 - protein serine/threonine phosphatase activity [Evidence IDA] [PMID 1660885]; GO_process: GO:0000077 - DNA damage checkpoint [Evidence IMP] [PMID 19884341]; GO_process: GO:0000076 - DNA replication checkpoint [Evidence IGI,IMP] [PMID 19884341]; GO_process: GO:0030437 - ascospore formation [Evidence IMP] [PMID 9584086]; GO_process: GO:0005975 - carbohydrate metabolic process [Evidence IEA]; GO_process: GO:0007114 - cell budding [Evidence IMP] [PMID 10639337]; GO_process: GO:0007049 - cell cycle [Evidence IEA]; GO_process: GO:0051301 - cell division [Evidence IEA]; GO_process: GO:0006873 - cellular ion homeostasis [Evidence IMP] [PMID 11973298]; GO_process: GO:0007059 - chromosome segregation [Evidence IMP] [PMID 10072383]; GO_process: GO:0070940 - dephosphorylation of RNA polymerase II C-terminal domain [Evidence IDA] [PMID 24413056]; GO_process: GO:0005977 - glycogen metabolic process [Evidence IEA]; GO_process: GO:0005977 - glycogen metabolic process [Evidence IMP] [PMID 1660885]; GO_process: GO:0016576 - histone dephosphorylation [Evidence IMP] [PMID 10975519]; GO_process: GO:0016576 - histone dephosphorylation [Evidence IDA,IMP] [PMID 19884341]; GO_process: GO:0006397 - mRNA processing [Evidence IEA]; GO_process: GO:0007126 - meiotic nuclear division [Evidence IPI] [PMID 8754819]; GO_process: GO:0007067 - mitotic nuclear division [Evidence IEA]; GO_process: GO:0007094 - mitotic spindle assembly checkpoint [Evidence IMP] [PMID 10072380]; GO_process: GO:0035307 - positive regulation of protein dephosphorylation [Evidence IMP] [PMID 23418575]; GO_process: GO:0006470 - protein dephosphorylation [Evidence IDA] [PMID 1660885]; GO_process: GO:0034501 - protein localization to kinetochore [Evidence IMP] [PMID 19948764]; GO_process: GO:0006364 - rRNA processing [Evidence IMP] [PMID 12837249]; GO_process: GO:0006109 - regulation of carbohydrate metabolic process [Evidence IGI,IPI] [PMID 12167649]; GO_process: GO:0051726 - regulation of cell cycle [Evidence IMP] [PMID 10072380]; GO_process: GO:0051726 - regulation of cell cycle [Evidence IMP] [PMID 7891699]; GO_process: GO:0051726 - regulation of cell cycle [Evidence IMP] [PMID 8164671]; GO_process: GO:0051726 - regulation of cell cycle [Evidence IMP] [PMID 9584086]; GO_process: GO:0000903 - regulation of cell shape during vegetative growth phase [Evidence IGI] [PMID 12477789]; GO_process: GO:0007346 - regulation of mitotic cell cycle [Evidence IMP] [PMID 23418575]; GO_process: GO:0031297 - replication fork processing [Evidence IMP] [PMID 19884341]; GO_process: GO:0009408 - response to heat [Evidence IMP,IPI] [PMID 10207049]; GO_process: GO:0030847 - termination of RNA polymerase II transcription, exosome-dependent [Evidence IPI] [PMID 12819204]; GO_process: GO:0030846 - termination of RNA polymerase II transcription, poly(A)-coupled [Evidence IPI] [PMID 12819204]; GO_process: GO:0061587 - transfer RNA gene-mediated silencing [Evidence IMP] [PMID 23707796]), which translates to MHGGLSPDLNSMEQIRRVMRPTDIPDIGLLCDLLWSDPDKDITGWSENDRGVSFTFGPDVVSRFLSKHDMDLICRAHQVVEDGYEFFSKRQLVTLFSAPNYCGEFDNAGAMMGVDESLLCSFQILKPAEKKKKYGYTSVGTSRPVTPPRKQKRPTK; encoded by the coding sequence ATGCATGGAGGATTGTCGCCCGATCTTAATTCTATGGAACAAATTCGTCGTGTCATGAGACCCACCGACATCCCTGATATCGGTTTATTGTGTGACTTACTGTGGTCTGATCCAGATAAGGATATAACTGGTTGGAGTGAGAATGACAGAGGCGTTTCTTTCACGTTCGGTCCTGATGTGGTATCTAGGTTCTTGTCAAAGCACGACATGGACCTTATATGTAGAGCCCATCAAGTAGTTGAAGATGGCTATGAATTCTTTTCTAAGCGTCAATTAGTGACATTATTTTCGGCTCCAAATTACTGCGGTGAGTTTGATAACGCGGGTGCCATGATGGGTGTTGATGAGAGTTTGCTCTGTTCATTCCAAATTCTTAAGCCtgctgagaagaagaaaaagtatgGTTATACTAGTGTTGGAACCAGTAGACCTGTGACGCCTCCTCGGAAGCAGAAGCGTCCCACTAAGTGA